Proteins co-encoded in one Prevotella sp. E13-27 genomic window:
- a CDS encoding tetratricopeptide repeat protein, with product MNNVNNVEASQSCYEQGRAALEHGDIVNALAQLTKAVAIDEDNAEARVLRGNLLMRMGDKKGASEDAKWLLEHHPELMSDMNGEFKMGKM from the coding sequence ATGAATAATGTTAATAATGTAGAGGCTTCACAAAGCTGTTATGAACAGGGTAGGGCTGCTTTAGAGCATGGTGATATTGTGAATGCTTTGGCTCAGCTTACTAAGGCTGTGGCAATAGATGAGGACAATGCAGAAGCACGCGTGCTTCGTGGTAACCTGTTGATGCGAATGGGCGACAAAAAGGGCGCGAGCGAAGATGCAAAATGGCTGTTGGAACACCACCCAGAGTTGATGTCTGATATGAATGGTGAGTTCAAAATGGGCAAAATGTAA